One part of the Acidobacteriota bacterium genome encodes these proteins:
- a CDS encoding efflux RND transporter periplasmic adaptor subunit, which yields MKKLLITVLLLGGASVAYGYYYNLRTVEFVPEVTTTRVNAGDVVDTVGATGALEAVTTVQVGSQVSGIIQELYVDFNSIVREGDVIMRLDPDLFETQIEQSRANLLRAEADVERLRVGVEDAQTQLRRSRDLSAADLISPTELEAAEVALRSAEAQLKSAEAQVTQAEASLNQSEVNLEHTVIRAPIDGIVTSRLVDIGQTVAASFQAPELFVIAADLTKMRVIADIDESDVGRIRPNQRVTFTVDAYPEELFEGTVSQIRLEPILTQNVVTYATVIDAPNPELKLKPGMTATVTVEVARRNAALRVPNAAVRFRPTPAMFAALNQPAPAELQGGPPRNAMASPTGDRSGPPAAAADAAAGQGGGPGGPGGGFGGFGGFGGFGGGQGGPPSEEQRQRMRDRIQQMSPEEREQFFAQMRERRGGAGGPGGGPGGFGRRGGGPPTARRPAAAPTTETVPAVERGATTIDALFAPLEVAERNARVWLLEESGQLRSVDIRLGVTDGSASELVEVLDDGVTLADGTLLVTNISTPESGAGPPSGSGSSSPLMPQFPFGRRGR from the coding sequence ATGAAGAAGCTGCTCATTACCGTCCTCCTGCTCGGGGGCGCGTCAGTCGCCTACGGCTACTACTACAACCTGCGGACCGTCGAGTTCGTGCCGGAAGTCACCACAACCCGTGTCAATGCGGGGGACGTGGTTGACACCGTTGGTGCAACCGGCGCACTCGAAGCGGTGACGACCGTACAGGTGGGCAGCCAGGTCTCGGGGATCATCCAGGAGCTGTACGTCGACTTCAACTCGATCGTCCGGGAAGGGGACGTCATCATGCGGCTCGACCCGGATCTGTTCGAGACTCAGATCGAGCAGTCGCGGGCCAATCTGCTGCGCGCCGAAGCGGACGTCGAGCGGCTGCGGGTCGGCGTCGAGGACGCGCAGACCCAGCTGCGTCGCTCCCGGGACTTGTCCGCCGCCGACTTGATTTCGCCGACCGAGCTCGAAGCGGCCGAGGTTGCGCTCCGCTCCGCTGAAGCGCAACTCAAGTCGGCAGAGGCGCAAGTGACCCAGGCCGAGGCTTCGCTGAACCAGAGCGAGGTCAACCTGGAGCACACCGTTATCCGCGCGCCGATCGACGGTATCGTGACTTCCCGCCTGGTCGATATCGGTCAGACCGTCGCGGCCAGCTTTCAGGCTCCGGAGTTGTTTGTCATCGCCGCCGATCTGACGAAGATGCGGGTCATCGCCGACATCGACGAGTCGGACGTCGGGCGTATCCGGCCGAATCAGCGAGTCACGTTCACGGTCGACGCCTACCCCGAGGAGCTGTTCGAGGGAACCGTGTCACAGATTCGCCTTGAGCCAATCCTGACACAGAACGTCGTGACCTACGCCACCGTGATCGACGCTCCCAACCCGGAATTGAAGCTGAAGCCCGGGATGACGGCGACCGTCACGGTCGAAGTGGCGCGGCGAAATGCCGCCTTGCGGGTGCCGAACGCGGCGGTCCGCTTTCGCCCCACGCCGGCGATGTTCGCGGCGCTGAATCAGCCCGCCCCGGCCGAACTGCAGGGAGGCCCGCCGCGCAACGCGATGGCGTCGCCGACCGGCGACCGGAGTGGTCCCCCCGCCGCGGCGGCGGACGCCGCTGCCGGGCAAGGTGGCGGGCCCGGAGGTCCCGGCGGCGGGTTCGGCGGCTTTGGCGGCTTTGGCGGCTTTGGCGGCGGCCAGGGTGGCCCGCCGAGCGAGGAACAGCGCCAACGGATGCGCGATCGGATACAGCAGATGTCACCGGAAGAACGCGAACAGTTCTTCGCCCAGATGCGTGAGCGTCGCGGCGGAGCCGGTGGTCCTGGCGGCGGCCCCGGCGGATTCGGTCGCCGCGGTGGCGGCCCGCCGACGGCGCGGCGGCCGGCGGCTGCGCCGACGACAGAGACCGTTCCAGCCGTCGAGCGGGGCGCTACGACGATCGATGCCCTGTTCGCGCCCCTTGAGGTGGCGGAACGCAACGCAAGGGTCTGGCTTCTGGAAGAATCCGGCCAGCTCCGCAGCGTCGACATCCGCCTCGGGGTAACCGACGGCTCGGCAAGCGAACTGGTCGAGGTTCTCGACGACGGGGTGACCCTCGCCGACGGTACGCTCCTCGTTACCAACATCAGCACGCCCGAATCGGGCGCCGGCCCGCCGTCCGGGAGCGGCAGCAGTTCGCCGCTGATGCCGCAGTTTCCGTTTGGGCGCCGAGGGCGCTAG
- a CDS encoding sigma-70 family RNA polymerase sigma factor: MTTANVSASDRRAAADSELVAEVKTLLASGKQVAAGERFAELIDRHQRRAARIAYYYLRDPAEVDEAVQDAFVKAFTHLPSFRERLFFELWFTRILMNGCYDRLKARSRRLRWMVPVDESEADQQDWIARQPATGLSPEAELLEAERRTELLAAVDRLPERQRAVVVLSQFEGHATRDVAEMLNLSEATVRVHLFRAIRTLRRHLAGATWLAQPPTRSAGEAKV, translated from the coding sequence ATGACAACCGCGAACGTCTCAGCCTCTGACCGGCGGGCCGCCGCCGACTCCGAACTCGTGGCGGAAGTGAAGACCCTCCTCGCCTCGGGCAAGCAAGTAGCCGCGGGTGAGCGCTTCGCCGAACTGATAGATCGCCATCAGCGTCGAGCGGCCAGGATCGCCTACTACTATCTGAGGGATCCGGCGGAGGTCGACGAAGCGGTGCAGGACGCGTTCGTCAAGGCGTTCACCCATCTGCCGTCCTTCCGCGAACGTCTGTTTTTTGAGCTCTGGTTCACGCGCATCCTGATGAACGGCTGCTACGACCGGCTCAAGGCCCGTTCGCGGCGCCTCCGCTGGATGGTACCGGTCGACGAATCCGAAGCGGACCAACAGGACTGGATCGCGCGCCAGCCAGCCACTGGATTGTCACCCGAAGCGGAACTGCTCGAAGCGGAACGGCGCACGGAGCTGCTCGCCGCTGTCGACCGTCTGCCGGAGCGGCAGCGCGCGGTCGTCGTGCTGAGCCAGTTCGAAGGGCATGCGACACGTGATGTAGCGGAGATGCTCAACTTGAGCGAGGCAACCGTCCGTGTCCACCTGTTCAGGGCGATCCGGACGCTGCGCCGACATCTGGCCGGCGCCACGTGGCTGGCGCAGCCGCCGACACGCAGCGCCGGGGAGGCGAAAGTCTGA
- a CDS encoding RNA polymerase-binding protein DksA, protein MEQAAYETYRDALLRKRGEILNERGGHTLTTPMENNTRQGDMADQANGNNEVHIQLKLKQTDAKILNAIEEALWRMDEGSYGICRDCGEPIAPARLNAIPWTRVCITCKERQRT, encoded by the coding sequence ATGGAGCAGGCCGCCTACGAGACTTACCGGGACGCGTTGCTGAGGAAGCGGGGGGAAATCCTGAACGAGCGAGGGGGGCATACGCTCACCACGCCGATGGAGAACAACACCCGCCAGGGCGACATGGCCGATCAGGCCAACGGCAACAACGAGGTGCACATTCAGCTCAAGCTGAAGCAGACCGACGCCAAGATCCTGAATGCGATCGAAGAGGCGTTGTGGCGCATGGACGAAGGGAGCTACGGGATCTGCCGGGATTGCGGCGAACCGATCGCCCCCGCCCGCCTGAACGCTATTCCATGGACGCGGGTCTGCATCACCTGCAAGGAACGGCAGCGCACCTGA
- a CDS encoding 4-hydroxy-3-methylbut-2-enyl diphosphate reductase, protein MTTIFRKGLDVKHLVADELARDYHSQLIDRIRENGHTHQDGRVTIHLAQEFGFCYGVDRAVDYAYQTRRRFPNRKVYLTGEIIHNPQVNERLRDAGVRFLSDCGEAIDKLGPEDVVILPAFGVTVGDLAELDRRGCTLVDTTCGSVLNVWKNVRRYARDGYTSVIHGKIGHEETQATASQAGLTPGGRYAVVRDRAEATLLCDRIRGESTSRAFMERLGHACSPGFDPERDLRKVGLANQTTMLMSESLEVGEMVRQAMIDRHGEADLDEHYRAFDTICSATQDRQDAILEMLGSKRLDLAIVIGGYNSSNTRNLARICRDRVPTYHIAGPGCLESARLVRHLPASSPPANPVEAAARDWLPPDGPLAVGVTAGASTPDTVVGEVIERLVELA, encoded by the coding sequence GTGACCACGATTTTTCGCAAAGGCCTCGACGTCAAGCACCTCGTCGCGGATGAACTGGCGCGCGACTATCACAGCCAGCTAATCGACCGGATACGTGAGAACGGCCATACGCATCAGGATGGACGAGTGACGATCCACCTCGCTCAGGAGTTCGGTTTCTGTTACGGGGTCGATCGGGCAGTCGACTACGCCTACCAGACCAGACGCCGGTTCCCTAATCGGAAGGTCTACCTGACGGGTGAGATCATCCATAACCCGCAGGTCAATGAAAGGCTGCGCGACGCCGGCGTCCGCTTCCTGAGCGACTGCGGAGAGGCCATCGACAAGCTCGGGCCGGAAGACGTGGTGATTCTGCCAGCCTTCGGCGTAACCGTCGGTGACCTCGCGGAGTTGGATCGTCGCGGATGCACGCTGGTCGACACGACCTGCGGCTCGGTCCTCAACGTCTGGAAGAACGTTCGCCGCTACGCGCGTGACGGCTACACGTCGGTCATCCATGGCAAGATCGGACACGAAGAGACGCAGGCGACGGCCTCGCAGGCGGGGCTGACTCCAGGAGGCCGCTATGCCGTCGTGCGCGACAGGGCGGAAGCCACGCTCCTGTGCGACCGCATCCGGGGAGAATCGACGTCCAGAGCGTTCATGGAACGGCTTGGTCATGCCTGTTCGCCGGGCTTTGACCCGGAACGTGACCTCCGCAAGGTGGGCTTGGCCAACCAGACGACCATGCTGATGAGCGAGTCGCTGGAGGTGGGCGAAATGGTTCGCCAAGCGATGATCGATCGCCACGGTGAAGCGGACCTCGATGAACACTACCGGGCATTCGACACCATCTGCAGCGCCACGCAGGACCGGCAGGATGCCATTCTCGAGATGCTCGGCAGCAAACGGCTCGACCTGGCAATCGTCATCGGAGGGTACAACAGCAGCAACACCCGGAACCTCGCCCGTATCTGCAGGGACCGGGTGCCCACGTACCACATCGCCGGACCGGGCTGCCTGGAGTCGGCGCGCCTCGTGCGGCACCTTCCGGCGTCAAGCCCACCTGCCAACCCGGTGGAGGCGGCAGCGCGCGATTGGTTGCCGCCGGACGGACCGCTGGCCGTCGGCGTCACCGCCGGCGCGTCGACACCGGACACCGTCGTGGGCGAAGTGATCGAACGTCTCGTGGAACTGGCTTGA
- a CDS encoding ABC transporter ATP-binding protein codes for MPVIAVEDLTKTYSMGDIDVHALRGVTLSIDAGEFVAVTGASGSGKSTLMHILGCLDRPTKGRYLLDERDVSRLSRDQLAEVRNRKIGFVFQGFNLLARTTALDNVELPLLYGGSRLRGVKRRQRAEAMLTAVGLADRMDHLPNQLSGGQQQRVAIARALVNQPSILLADEPTGNLDSRTSVEVMEIFQRLNQEDGITVLLITHEPDIAEYAKRIIRFHDGLVASDELNVQVRATRAIAGEPAPTGSPVVAAS; via the coding sequence ATGCCGGTCATTGCCGTCGAAGACCTGACGAAGACCTATTCGATGGGCGACATCGACGTGCATGCCTTGCGTGGCGTCACCCTTTCCATCGATGCCGGTGAGTTCGTGGCGGTCACCGGTGCGTCGGGCTCCGGCAAGTCCACCCTCATGCACATCCTCGGTTGCCTCGACCGTCCGACGAAGGGCCGGTATCTGTTGGACGAACGGGACGTGTCGCGGTTGTCGCGCGATCAGCTTGCCGAGGTGCGCAACCGGAAGATCGGCTTCGTCTTCCAGGGCTTCAACCTGCTGGCCCGAACCACGGCGCTGGACAACGTCGAGCTGCCGCTGCTGTACGGCGGGTCCAGGCTGCGAGGCGTGAAGCGTCGGCAGCGAGCCGAGGCGATGCTGACCGCGGTCGGTCTCGCCGACCGGATGGACCACCTGCCGAATCAACTCTCCGGTGGTCAGCAGCAGCGGGTGGCGATCGCCCGGGCGCTGGTGAACCAGCCGTCGATCCTGCTGGCGGACGAGCCGACCGGCAACCTCGATTCCCGCACCAGCGTCGAAGTGATGGAGATCTTCCAGAGGCTCAACCAGGAAGACGGGATTACGGTACTCTTGATTACGCATGAACCGGATATTGCCGAGTACGCCAAACGGATCATCCGGTTCCATGACGGTCTGGTTGCTTCGGATGAACTGAACGTCCAGGTGCGGGCCACGCGCGCCATTGCCGGGGAGCCTGCCCCGACCGGAAGCCCCGTAGTTGCCGCGTCGTAG
- a CDS encoding DoxX family protein: MRFLDPWANCILATLRIVAGYGFMLHGVQKLFGVLGGTQQEILSLLGVAGVIELVGGTLIAIGLFTRPVAFLCSGQMAVAYFLGHVARFGGFLFPVVNDGERAVLYCFVFLYIASRGPGEWSVDGLFGKG; the protein is encoded by the coding sequence ATGCGTTTCCTTGACCCGTGGGCCAACTGCATACTCGCCACGCTCCGCATCGTGGCGGGCTACGGCTTCATGCTCCACGGTGTGCAGAAGCTATTCGGCGTTCTCGGCGGCACGCAACAGGAGATCCTGTCGTTGCTCGGGGTCGCCGGAGTCATCGAACTCGTCGGAGGAACGCTCATCGCGATCGGGTTGTTCACCCGCCCGGTGGCGTTCCTCTGCAGCGGACAAATGGCGGTGGCCTACTTCCTCGGTCACGTGGCGCGTTTCGGGGGGTTCCTGTTCCCCGTCGTGAACGACGGCGAGCGGGCCGTGCTGTACTGTTTCGTCTTCCTCTACATCGCCTCGCGCGGCCCGGGCGAGTGGAGCGTTGACGGCCTGTTCGGCAAGGGCTGA
- a CDS encoding TolC family protein: MRARRREAPSSSNRSGAFSVNTDIPERKPPRSGSKLPGREENALNTHATRLTAFFLVATVALVAPAAQAQILVPDGSVAPETIAAARRSGQQNVSSGRYELTLDDAIERALERNLDIAVQRINPLVQDMAVVTANAAFLPLASSGFGLNQSTFPNRTLFDGGGLTGRSIVTDRGNYDVGIDQAVKWGGGQYSVTWDSSRSESTNIFNSFNPSYAANMSLTYTQPLLRGFRTDQRRTQLAVSRIGRDISDIDLEQTIINTLADVQSRYWDLVYANASVAVQEQALALAEQLVRDNQVRVEIGTLAPIDVVQAESEAAARRQALAQAIQVLRTAELALKQLIVGGTSDELWSIGLFPIDEPQVATSPIDLEGAVASALERRTDIERVRRQLDINDANVDNLRNSTLPALDVVGNYQLTGQGGPRLVRDNIFGGNVTTEIPGGYGDAVSSIAGNDYPFWSVALQMSYPLGRSADKAAYERARLQVQQTTAQIRQIELQIASEITNAALQIDAIQGRIEAATAARELAEEQLRAEESRFEVGLSTNFFVVQAQRDLATAQDNELRAILDFQLALIEFERAQRSSLGAAGVTVIGGGG; this comes from the coding sequence GTGCGGGCGCGCCGCCGCGAAGCGCCTAGCAGTTCGAACCGTTCGGGCGCGTTTAGCGTCAATACGGATATCCCGGAAAGAAAACCGCCACGGAGCGGGTCCAAGTTACCGGGGCGGGAGGAAAACGCCTTGAACACGCATGCAACTCGTCTGACTGCCTTTTTTCTCGTCGCGACCGTGGCGCTCGTCGCGCCCGCCGCCCAGGCCCAGATCCTGGTTCCCGACGGAAGCGTGGCTCCGGAAACGATAGCCGCGGCTCGCCGTAGCGGCCAGCAGAACGTGTCGTCCGGCCGTTACGAACTTACGCTCGACGACGCCATCGAGCGAGCCCTCGAGCGCAACCTCGACATCGCCGTTCAGCGGATCAATCCGCTCGTGCAGGACATGGCGGTGGTGACCGCGAACGCCGCCTTCCTGCCGCTGGCTTCGTCCGGCTTCGGTCTGAACCAGTCCACTTTTCCCAACCGCACGCTGTTCGACGGAGGCGGCCTGACCGGGCGTTCGATCGTTACCGACCGAGGCAACTACGACGTCGGAATCGACCAGGCGGTCAAATGGGGCGGCGGACAATACAGCGTCACCTGGGACAGCAGCCGGTCCGAGTCGACCAACATCTTCAACAGCTTCAATCCGAGCTACGCCGCCAACATGAGCCTGACCTACACGCAGCCGCTACTGCGCGGGTTCCGGACGGATCAACGCCGCACGCAGCTCGCCGTCTCACGGATCGGCCGTGACATCTCGGACATCGACCTGGAGCAGACGATCATCAACACGCTTGCCGACGTCCAGTCACGTTACTGGGATCTGGTCTATGCAAACGCCTCGGTCGCCGTTCAGGAACAGGCGCTTGCCCTGGCCGAGCAGCTCGTCCGTGACAACCAGGTGCGGGTCGAGATCGGTACGCTCGCGCCCATCGATGTCGTGCAGGCCGAGTCCGAGGCCGCCGCGCGGCGACAGGCTCTGGCCCAGGCCATCCAGGTGTTGCGGACGGCCGAGCTTGCCCTGAAGCAGTTGATCGTCGGAGGCACGTCGGACGAGCTCTGGAGTATCGGGCTATTCCCCATTGATGAACCACAGGTCGCGACGTCGCCGATCGATCTCGAGGGAGCGGTTGCCAGCGCACTTGAACGCCGTACGGACATCGAGCGCGTCCGGCGGCAACTCGACATCAATGACGCGAACGTGGACAACCTGCGCAACTCCACCCTCCCGGCCCTCGACGTGGTCGGCAACTACCAATTGACCGGGCAGGGTGGACCGCGGCTGGTCCGGGACAACATCTTCGGTGGGAACGTCACGACGGAGATCCCTGGCGGTTACGGTGACGCCGTCAGCAGCATCGCCGGGAACGACTACCCGTTCTGGAGCGTCGCGCTCCAGATGAGCTACCCGTTGGGGCGAAGTGCCGACAAGGCGGCCTACGAGCGTGCCCGGCTGCAGGTGCAGCAGACCACCGCACAGATCCGGCAGATCGAGTTGCAGATCGCGAGCGAGATCACCAACGCCGCGTTGCAAATCGACGCCATTCAGGGGCGAATCGAGGCAGCGACGGCGGCGCGCGAACTCGCCGAGGAACAGTTGCGCGCCGAAGAGAGCCGTTTCGAGGTCGGCCTGTCGACCAATTTCTTTGTCGTGCAGGCCCAGCGCGACCTGGCAACCGCTCAGGACAACGAATTGCGCGCGATCCTCGACTTTCAATTGGCCTTGATTGAGTTCGAGCGGGCGCAGCGGTCGTCGCTGGGCGCGGCCGGGGTCACCGTAATCGGCGGAGGTGGGTAG
- the folK gene encoding 2-amino-4-hydroxy-6-hydroxymethyldihydropteridine diphosphokinase — protein MDAGLHHLQGTAAHLTVVALGSNLGDRRAHLAYAVSRLETLLERLRVSPFVESTFVGDPSLGPQPSYLNGVVVGSSSSDPATLLRELHAIERASGRTRPHAQAPRTLDLDLILMGNLTVRTPEVVIPHPRFRERRFVLEPLAAVAPDLVDPMSGRTVRELLAVLDEVDQPLPNRPSTLHSPGPREAM, from the coding sequence ATGGACGCGGGTCTGCATCACCTGCAAGGAACGGCAGCGCACCTGACCGTCGTCGCCCTGGGTAGCAACCTGGGTGATCGCCGCGCCCACCTCGCGTACGCCGTCAGCCGCCTCGAGACGCTTCTGGAGCGTTTGCGAGTCTCCCCGTTCGTCGAATCCACGTTCGTCGGCGATCCCTCGCTTGGCCCGCAGCCTTCCTACCTGAACGGTGTCGTTGTTGGCTCCAGCAGTTCGGATCCCGCCACGCTGCTTCGCGAGCTGCACGCGATCGAACGGGCCAGCGGCCGCACGCGGCCGCACGCGCAGGCGCCCCGGACGCTCGACCTCGACCTCATCCTGATGGGCAACCTGACAGTTCGCACACCGGAGGTCGTGATCCCGCACCCCCGGTTTCGGGAACGGCGGTTCGTGCTGGAGCCGCTTGCCGCGGTCGCGCCGGATCTCGTGGATCCGATGAGTGGCCGAACCGTGCGTGAGCTGCTGGCCGTGCTCGACGAGGTCGATCAGCCCTTGCCGAACAGGCCGTCAACGCTCCACTCGCCCGGGCCGCGCGAGGCGATGTAG
- a CDS encoding FtsX-like permease family protein has translation MSIFMVLRVALKALGRNKMRTSLTMLGMIIGVAAVITMVGLGRGAQDEIEQQIRAAGTNMINIRAGNFRRGGVSMGMGQSPRLKAEDVDAIREQVPGAVYLAAGVRTRDQVVAEGQNWNTTIQGTDIEFPQIRFWGIEYGDFFTTTHVQSAAKVAVLGSVVRDNLFGEGVDPVGSRVRIRNQSFQVIGVMQAKGSGQFGEDQDDAVFVPFTTVNKKLRGRDGTNISEIVISAADADRINDVADEISAVLRVEHDLQPGEDDDFMVRTQEDMTSMRTQTTQTMTGLLASIAGVSLIVGGIGIMNIMLVSVTERTREIGLRMAVGAKGRDVLLQFLVEAIVLSLVGGLVGVGLGFGLSEGLTQFLAWPTAIPPDAVIIAVGFAAGTGIFFGFYPARKAAQLDPIESLRFE, from the coding sequence ATGTCGATCTTCATGGTGCTGCGCGTCGCCCTCAAGGCGCTTGGCCGGAACAAGATGCGAACGAGCCTGACGATGCTCGGCATGATCATCGGTGTCGCCGCCGTCATCACGATGGTGGGACTTGGCCGGGGGGCACAGGACGAAATCGAGCAGCAGATCCGCGCGGCCGGCACGAACATGATCAATATCCGCGCCGGCAACTTCCGCCGGGGCGGAGTCAGCATGGGAATGGGCCAGTCGCCCCGGTTGAAGGCGGAGGATGTCGACGCCATCCGCGAGCAGGTGCCCGGCGCCGTCTACCTGGCGGCGGGGGTCCGGACGCGCGACCAGGTAGTCGCCGAAGGGCAAAACTGGAATACCACCATCCAGGGTACGGACATCGAGTTTCCACAGATCCGTTTCTGGGGGATCGAGTACGGAGACTTCTTCACGACGACCCATGTCCAGAGTGCCGCGAAGGTTGCCGTGCTCGGTTCGGTCGTGCGCGACAACCTGTTCGGTGAGGGAGTCGATCCGGTAGGCTCCCGGGTTCGAATCCGGAACCAGTCGTTCCAGGTGATCGGCGTGATGCAGGCGAAGGGATCCGGTCAGTTTGGCGAGGATCAGGACGACGCGGTCTTCGTTCCGTTCACGACCGTCAACAAGAAGCTGCGGGGTCGTGACGGCACCAACATCTCGGAGATCGTCATCTCGGCGGCAGACGCCGACCGGATCAACGATGTGGCGGATGAGATCTCCGCCGTGCTGCGCGTAGAGCACGACCTGCAGCCGGGCGAAGACGACGACTTCATGGTACGGACCCAGGAAGACATGACCAGCATGCGGACGCAGACCACGCAGACCATGACCGGCCTGCTGGCCAGCATCGCCGGTGTCTCGCTGATCGTCGGCGGCATCGGCATCATGAACATCATGTTGGTCTCGGTGACCGAACGAACCCGCGAGATCGGGCTCCGCATGGCGGTGGGCGCCAAGGGGCGCGATGTCCTGCTGCAGTTCCTGGTCGAGGCGATCGTCCTGAGCCTGGTCGGCGGCCTGGTCGGGGTCGGCCTCGGCTTCGGGCTTTCCGAGGGACTGACCCAGTTCCTCGCCTGGCCTACTGCGATACCGCCCGACGCCGTGATTATTGCGGTCGGCTTCGCGGCGGGAACGGGGATCTTCTTTGGCTTCTACCCCGCCAGGAAGGCGGCCCAACTCGACCCGATCGAGTCACTTCGGTTCGAGTAG